The sequence GACCTGGTTGCTTGAAAAGGGTAATTTTAAATATGTTGATATAGAAACGTTTTTAAGGCTTTCTACTATTTTTTGGCCTGGTCCTTTGACCATAGTATCAAGAATTGTTTTTAACTTTAATCTTTCTGAAAAAGTTATACTTGACGGCTTTCTAGCCTTAAGAGTGGTCTCTCATCCAGTAATAACAAAAATTTTTGAAGATATAAATTTTCCTATTATAGGGACAAGTGCGAATATTAGTGGTAAAATCGATCCATTATTACCAAATGAGTTTGATAAAACGCTGTTAAAGAGAATAGACTTTTTTGCAAAGGGAGAACTTATCTACTATGCTCCTTCTACAGTAATAAAGTTAGACAACAAGGTTGAGATTTTAAGAGAAGGGGTTATAAAAAAGCGTGTTTTAGAGAGAGTTCTTTCGAAGAAATAATTTTTAATGGGAGGTTGTTGAGTTGCTTAATTTT comes from Thermodesulfobium acidiphilum and encodes:
- a CDS encoding L-threonylcarbamoyladenylate synthase, with product MEKRFCSSGISDLIRSYKIGIVPTDTLFALTGDARSEEVASRIFDVKRRLPDKSFPIFIPSLTWLLEKGNFKYVDIETFLRLSTIFWPGPLTIVSRIVFNFNLSEKVILDGFLALRVVSHPVITKIFEDINFPIIGTSANISGKIDPLLPNEFDKTLLKRIDFFAKGELIYYAPSTVIKLDNKVEILREGVIKKRVLERVLSKK